In one Kitasatospora cineracea genomic region, the following are encoded:
- a CDS encoding branched-chain amino acid ABC transporter permease, giving the protein MTAHLKRWWPLALLLVLFAAPYSALPVPGLLDGPLGSPGSLQLIALCLLYGGLATGYDLLLGRTGLLSFGHALYFATGLYATDLAMLEFGLGFVPAALFGVACTVALALLLGSVSLRVTGIGFSMVTLAFAQAGSILVQRNPGGLTGGEEGRSAPAEHLPDALIGIQNTANLYWIALAYLVVTLAVVHWTVSSPTGRIWAGIRENERRVEVLGLRPYGFKLVAFTVSGALAGAGGVVYLLLTGGATPQAAGSDATLALLVMVVLGGSGTRWGPLLGGVLYTWAAHRLGDLANSDSIAQLPAVLRVPLSQPLFLLGTLFVAVVYLLPGGLAKLPARLRGGRAAKTAVPVTAVPEGAA; this is encoded by the coding sequence ATGACCGCCCACCTCAAGCGCTGGTGGCCGCTGGCCCTGCTGCTCGTCCTGTTCGCCGCGCCCTACAGCGCCCTGCCGGTGCCCGGCCTGCTGGACGGCCCGCTCGGCAGCCCCGGCAGCCTGCAACTGATCGCGCTGTGCCTGCTCTACGGCGGCCTCGCCACCGGCTACGACCTGCTGCTGGGACGCACCGGGCTGCTCTCCTTCGGGCACGCGCTGTACTTCGCCACCGGCCTGTACGCCACCGACCTGGCGATGCTCGAGTTCGGCCTCGGCTTCGTGCCCGCCGCACTGTTCGGCGTCGCCTGCACCGTCGCGCTGGCCCTGCTGCTCGGCTCGGTGTCGCTGCGGGTCACCGGCATCGGCTTCTCGATGGTCACGCTGGCCTTCGCCCAGGCCGGCTCGATCCTGGTGCAGCGCAACCCCGGCGGCCTGACCGGCGGCGAGGAGGGCCGCTCCGCCCCCGCCGAGCACCTGCCCGACGCGCTGATCGGCATCCAGAACACCGCCAACCTGTACTGGATCGCGCTGGCCTACCTGGTGGTCACCCTCGCCGTGGTGCACTGGACGGTCTCCTCGCCCACCGGCCGGATCTGGGCCGGCATCCGGGAGAACGAGCGCCGCGTCGAGGTGCTGGGCCTGCGCCCGTACGGCTTCAAGCTGGTCGCGTTCACCGTCTCCGGCGCGCTGGCCGGCGCGGGCGGCGTGGTCTACCTGCTGCTCACCGGCGGGGCCACCCCGCAGGCGGCCGGCTCGGACGCGACGCTGGCGCTGCTGGTGATGGTGGTGCTCGGCGGCTCCGGCACCCGCTGGGGCCCGCTGCTCGGCGGCGTCCTGTACACCTGGGCCGCGCACCGGCTCGGCGACCTCGCCAACTCCGACTCGATCGCCCAGCTGCCCGCGGTGCTGCGGGTTCCGCTCTCCCAGCCGCTGTTCCTGCTCGGTACGCTCTTCGTCGCCGTGGTCTACCTGCTGCCCGGCGGCCTCGCCAAGCTCCCCGCCCGGCTGCGCGGCGGCCGCGCCGCCAAGACCGCCGTCCCCGTCACCGCCGTACCGGAAGGCGCCGCATGA
- a CDS encoding alpha/beta hydrolase gives MTAPQPLTVPVDGGELAVLHWPATVPGAPVVVAVHGITANALAWGALARLLDGRVALYAPDLRGRAASRDLPGPWGLARHAEDVAALVTALDAGPVRLVGHSMGAWVCSLAAVRHPHLVAELTLVDGAVTFPLPDGVREQDALAAVLGPALARLSMTFASRAAYREFWQAHPAFAPWTDELDAYTQRDLVGEAPDLVSSCVHEAVTTDGTQVLLDGEAAGAVHRQRVPTRLLYAERGLLDEPQGLYDPARLAAAEVTVPTEPVADTNHYSIIWSDRLVELLLAP, from the coding sequence ATGACCGCCCCCCAGCCGCTAACCGTTCCCGTCGACGGCGGCGAACTCGCCGTCCTGCACTGGCCCGCGACCGTGCCCGGCGCGCCCGTGGTGGTCGCCGTCCACGGCATCACGGCCAACGCGCTGGCCTGGGGCGCGCTGGCCAGGCTGCTCGACGGCCGGGTCGCGCTGTACGCCCCCGACCTGCGCGGGCGCGCCGCCAGCCGCGACCTGCCCGGCCCGTGGGGCCTGGCCCGGCACGCCGAGGACGTCGCCGCGCTGGTCACCGCGCTGGACGCGGGCCCGGTCCGGCTGGTCGGCCACTCGATGGGCGCCTGGGTCTGCTCGCTGGCCGCCGTCCGGCACCCCCACCTGGTCGCCGAACTCACCCTGGTGGACGGCGCGGTGACCTTCCCGCTGCCGGACGGCGTCCGCGAGCAGGACGCCCTCGCGGCGGTCCTCGGCCCCGCACTGGCCCGGCTCTCGATGACCTTCGCCAGCCGCGCCGCGTACCGCGAGTTCTGGCAGGCCCACCCCGCGTTCGCCCCGTGGACCGACGAGCTCGACGCCTACACCCAGCGCGACCTGGTCGGCGAGGCCCCCGACCTGGTCTCCTCCTGCGTGCACGAGGCGGTCACCACCGACGGCACCCAGGTCCTGCTCGACGGGGAGGCGGCCGGCGCGGTCCACCGCCAGCGCGTCCCGACCCGGCTGCTCTACGCCGAGCGCGGCCTGCTGGACGAGCCCCAGGGCCTCTACGACCCGGCCCGGCTGGCGGCCGCGGAGGTCACCGTGCCGACCGAGCCGGTCGCGGACACCAACCACTACTCGATCATCTGGTCCGACCGGCTGGTGGAACTGCTGCTCGCGCCCTGA
- a CDS encoding VTT domain-containing protein has translation MDLDAVIGPAWYCALALAAVLGDAFLPFLPSGTLVILAVLKTAHVDGSPLLLGAGVAVASFLGDLLLLQLARRGAPAVHRRLARRPRLAASVERVQRALTGRTTSRAAAAIVIIARFVPAGRTVLDLAVGHSAYRPWTFLRWSAVAAVVWAAYIVSLGWLNLHWFDTAWLSFVISCAAATAISSVVVQLVRRRRRLAALVEGE, from the coding sequence GTGGATCTGGATGCCGTCATCGGCCCCGCCTGGTACTGCGCGCTGGCACTGGCGGCGGTCCTCGGCGACGCCTTCCTGCCGTTCCTGCCCAGCGGGACGCTGGTGATCCTCGCCGTGCTGAAGACCGCGCACGTGGACGGCTCGCCGCTGCTGCTGGGCGCGGGCGTGGCGGTCGCCTCCTTCCTGGGCGACCTGCTGCTGCTCCAGCTGGCCCGGCGCGGCGCGCCCGCGGTGCACCGCCGGCTGGCCCGGCGGCCGCGGCTGGCGGCGAGCGTCGAGCGGGTGCAGCGGGCGCTGACCGGCCGCACCACCAGCCGGGCGGCGGCGGCCATCGTGATCATCGCGCGCTTCGTGCCGGCCGGGCGGACCGTCCTGGACCTGGCGGTCGGGCACTCCGCGTACCGGCCCTGGACGTTCCTGCGCTGGTCGGCGGTGGCCGCCGTGGTGTGGGCGGCGTACATCGTCAGCCTCGGCTGGTTGAACCTGCACTGGTTCGACACCGCCTGGCTGAGCTTCGTGATCTCCTGCGCGGCGGCCACCGCGATCAGCTCGGTGGTGGTGCAACTCGTCCGGCGGCGGCGCCGGTTGGCGGCCCTGGTAGAGGGCGAGTAG
- a CDS encoding LLM class flavin-dependent oxidoreductase encodes MSTAPEPTAPETAPEPAAAVDPVRGRTAGRAPAPLSILDLATVGSGHTAGEALAATTELARAAEGWGYHRFWVAEHHGMPGVASSVPAVLLAHLGARTTTLRLGSGGVMLPNHAPLAIAEQFGLLEALHPGRIDLGLGRAPGTDQATARALRRGLADGADDFPRQLAELTHFLDGDFPPGHPYARLEAVPRSASRPPVWLLGSSGFSAQLAARLGYPFAFAHHFSAANTVPALDLYRDGFTPSDVLEKPYALIGVSAVAAESRERALWLARSAGLGMLRLRQGRPGPIPTPEEAAAHPYTLAEEDFLDSWLANVVLGTPAEVAEGLEALRRRTGADELMVTSHIHGHRNRLESYGMIAEAYGLTGRAG; translated from the coding sequence ATGAGCACCGCACCGGAGCCGACCGCCCCCGAGACCGCACCCGAGCCCGCCGCCGCCGTGGACCCGGTCCGCGGCCGGACCGCCGGCCGCGCCCCCGCCCCGCTCTCCATCCTGGACCTCGCCACCGTCGGCTCCGGCCACACCGCGGGCGAGGCGCTCGCCGCCACCACCGAGCTGGCCCGGGCCGCCGAGGGCTGGGGCTACCACCGGTTCTGGGTGGCCGAGCACCACGGCATGCCCGGCGTCGCCTCCTCGGTGCCCGCCGTGCTGCTCGCCCACCTCGGCGCCCGCACCACGACGCTGCGGCTGGGCTCCGGCGGCGTGATGCTGCCCAACCACGCCCCGCTGGCGATCGCCGAACAGTTCGGCCTGCTGGAGGCCCTGCACCCGGGCCGGATCGACCTCGGCCTGGGCCGCGCCCCCGGCACCGACCAGGCCACCGCCCGGGCCCTGCGCCGCGGCCTGGCCGACGGCGCCGACGACTTCCCGCGCCAGCTCGCCGAACTCACCCACTTCCTGGACGGCGACTTCCCGCCCGGCCACCCGTACGCCCGGCTGGAGGCGGTGCCGCGCTCGGCCTCCCGCCCGCCGGTGTGGCTGCTCGGCTCGTCCGGCTTCAGCGCCCAGCTGGCCGCCCGGCTCGGGTACCCGTTCGCGTTCGCGCACCACTTCAGCGCCGCCAACACCGTCCCGGCGCTCGACCTGTACCGGGACGGCTTCACCCCGTCCGACGTGCTGGAGAAGCCGTACGCGCTGATCGGGGTCAGCGCGGTGGCCGCGGAGAGCCGGGAGCGGGCGCTGTGGCTGGCCCGCTCGGCCGGGCTGGGCATGCTGCGGCTGCGCCAGGGCCGGCCGGGCCCGATCCCGACGCCGGAGGAGGCCGCCGCGCACCCCTACACCCTCGCCGAGGAGGACTTCCTCGACTCCTGGCTGGCGAACGTGGTGCTCGGCACCCCGGCCGAGGTCGCCGAGGGCCTGGAGGCACTGCGGCGGCGCACCGGGGCGGACGAGCTGATGGTCACCTCGCACATCCACGGGCACCGGAACCGGCTGGAGTCCTACGGGATGATCGCCGAGGCGTACGGCCTCACCGGCCGCGCGGGCTGA
- a CDS encoding phosphotransferase family protein yields MGRVDAVLGGVAVVAETPLTGGLYNAARLLELADGRRLVLKCAPPPGTPGLAHERGLLGTERLFHALAADAGLTVPRVLHHDPDGDAGSREWLLLGYVEGRTWDSLRERLSAADRAGLRRTLGAWAAKVARATGERYGYPQPEAGLSAGDWPAAFAAMLGALLADADRYGVELPVPAEELRALPERFGAALAEVRRPALVHFDAWEGNLLLTPGADGGWELTGVIDGERAFFGDPLAELVGLDPLGAAERDEDFTAGYRSVDPAFAVDDAGRARLALYRIYLALVMRTEAAPRAYTGDFADWVRTWSAERIAEQLAVLDGLSPRGR; encoded by the coding sequence ATGGGACGCGTGGACGCGGTGCTGGGCGGGGTGGCGGTGGTCGCCGAGACCCCGCTGACGGGCGGGCTGTACAACGCCGCCCGGCTGCTCGAACTGGCCGACGGGCGGCGGCTGGTGCTCAAGTGCGCCCCGCCGCCCGGCACCCCCGGGCTGGCGCACGAGCGCGGCCTGCTGGGCACCGAGCGGCTGTTCCACGCGCTGGCCGCGGACGCCGGGCTGACCGTCCCGCGGGTGCTGCACCACGACCCGGACGGGGACGCCGGCAGCCGCGAGTGGCTGCTGCTCGGCTACGTCGAGGGCCGCACCTGGGACAGCCTGCGCGAGCGGCTCTCCGCCGCCGACCGGGCCGGGCTGCGCCGCACCCTGGGCGCCTGGGCCGCCAAGGTGGCCCGGGCCACCGGGGAGCGCTACGGCTACCCGCAGCCCGAGGCCGGGCTGTCGGCCGGTGACTGGCCGGCCGCGTTCGCCGCGATGCTCGGCGCACTGCTCGCCGACGCCGACCGCTACGGCGTCGAACTGCCCGTCCCCGCCGAGGAGTTGCGCGCCCTGCCGGAGCGGTTCGGGGCCGCGCTGGCCGAGGTCCGCCGCCCCGCCCTGGTGCATTTCGACGCCTGGGAGGGCAACCTGCTGCTCACCCCCGGCGCGGACGGCGGCTGGGAGCTGACCGGCGTGATCGACGGCGAGCGGGCCTTCTTCGGCGACCCGCTGGCCGAACTGGTCGGCCTGGACCCGCTCGGCGCCGCAGAGCGGGACGAGGACTTCACGGCCGGCTACCGCTCGGTCGACCCGGCCTTCGCGGTGGACGACGCGGGGCGGGCCCGGCTCGCGCTGTACCGGATCTACCTGGCGCTGGTCATGCGGACCGAGGCCGCGCCCCGGGCCTACACCGGCGACTTCGCCGACTGGGTGCGGACCTGGTCCGCGGAGCGGATCGCCGAGCAGCTGGCCGTGCTGGACGGACTCAGCCCGCGCGGCCGGTGA
- a CDS encoding putative bifunctional diguanylate cyclase/phosphodiesterase, which yields MALIDSDDLLIEGNPVFAAMLGREVAELPGMHIHQVIEPEEPSRSRYRELVRGERDRMRAEKRLKHRGGREVWGRVTVSLIRDGAGDPYYTMVMVEDVTERRQLGDRLAYQALHDPLTRLPNRTLFYERLEGAFKPDGRDGPGADGERRIGLCHVDLDGFAAVNETLGHHVGDQLLVAVAARLEHGFARDGQQLVARLGGDEFAVLVIGSAGHQQLTRLAADLMEVLERPFEVAGHRLTVTASIGVVERPVHGSTPTDLVRDADSTLSWSKSDGRARWTLYDRDRGADQLARHLLATELRPAVERGEFTVEYQPLVGLADGAVRGAEALVRWNHPRYGLLPPDRFIPLAEESGAIVALGKWVLEESCRQARQWLDGFPGQPVLVSVNLAPRQIWDSDVVADVAEVLERTGLPAALLQLEITESALLGPGGRPLQSLQALADMGVRIAIDDFGTGYSNLAYLSRLPVHALKLDATFIEAFRESAPGADGRRRAADEQIVGAMVQLAHALGLTVTAEGIEHAAQAERLRQTGCDTAQGWYYARPGGPEAIAAILRDRSR from the coding sequence ATGGCGCTGATCGACTCCGACGACCTGCTGATCGAGGGCAACCCGGTGTTCGCGGCGATGCTGGGCCGCGAGGTGGCCGAGCTCCCCGGCATGCACATCCACCAGGTCATCGAGCCGGAGGAGCCGTCCCGCAGCCGCTACCGCGAGCTGGTGCGCGGCGAGCGCGACCGGATGCGCGCCGAGAAGCGGCTCAAGCACCGCGGCGGGCGGGAGGTCTGGGGCCGGGTCACCGTCTCGCTGATCCGCGACGGCGCGGGCGACCCGTACTACACGATGGTGATGGTCGAGGACGTCACCGAGCGCCGCCAGCTCGGCGACCGGCTCGCCTACCAGGCGCTGCACGACCCGCTGACCAGGCTGCCGAACCGGACGCTGTTCTACGAGCGGCTGGAGGGCGCGTTCAAGCCGGACGGCCGGGACGGGCCGGGTGCGGACGGCGAGCGGCGGATCGGGCTGTGCCACGTCGACCTGGACGGCTTCGCCGCCGTCAACGAGACCCTCGGCCACCACGTCGGCGACCAGCTGCTGGTGGCGGTCGCCGCCCGGCTGGAGCACGGGTTCGCCCGGGACGGGCAGCAGTTGGTGGCCCGGCTGGGCGGCGACGAGTTCGCCGTGCTGGTCATCGGCAGCGCCGGCCACCAGCAGCTGACCCGGCTGGCCGCCGACCTGATGGAGGTCCTGGAGCGGCCCTTCGAGGTGGCCGGGCACCGGCTGACCGTCACCGCGTCGATCGGCGTGGTGGAGCGCCCCGTGCACGGCTCCACGCCCACCGACCTGGTCCGGGACGCCGACTCCACGCTGTCCTGGTCGAAGTCCGACGGCCGCGCCCGCTGGACGCTGTACGACCGCGACCGGGGCGCCGACCAGCTCGCCCGGCACCTGCTGGCGACCGAGCTGCGCCCGGCCGTGGAGCGCGGCGAGTTCACCGTCGAGTACCAGCCGCTGGTGGGCCTGGCCGACGGCGCGGTGCGCGGCGCGGAGGCGCTGGTGCGCTGGAACCACCCCCGGTACGGGCTGCTGCCGCCGGACCGGTTCATCCCGCTCGCCGAGGAGTCCGGGGCGATCGTGGCGCTGGGCAAGTGGGTGCTGGAGGAGTCCTGCCGGCAGGCCCGGCAGTGGCTGGACGGGTTCCCCGGGCAGCCGGTGCTGGTCAGCGTCAACCTGGCGCCCCGCCAGATCTGGGACTCCGACGTGGTCGCGGACGTCGCCGAGGTGCTGGAGCGCACCGGGCTGCCCGCCGCGCTGCTCCAGCTGGAGATCACCGAGAGCGCGCTGCTCGGCCCCGGCGGCCGCCCGCTGCAGTCCCTGCAGGCGCTGGCCGACATGGGCGTGCGGATCGCCATCGACGACTTCGGCACCGGCTACTCCAACCTCGCCTACCTGTCCCGGCTGCCGGTGCACGCGCTCAAGCTGGACGCCACCTTCATCGAGGCGTTCCGCGAGTCCGCGCCCGGCGCCGACGGCCGGCGGCGGGCCGCCGACGAGCAGATCGTCGGCGCCATGGTGCAGCTCGCGCACGCCCTGGGCCTGACCGTCACCGCCGAGGGCATCGAGCACGCCGCCCAGGCCGAGCGGCTGCGCCAGACCGGCTGCGACACCGCGCAGGGCTGGTACTACGCCCGGCCTGGCGGTCCCGAGGCGATCGCGGCGATACTCCGTGACCGGTCGCGGTGA
- a CDS encoding OsmC family protein, protein MATTRTAHTEWEGNLLDGKGLVTLDSSGVGEFPVSWPSRAEAANGKTSPEELIAAAHSSCFSMALSHGLTGAGTPPTKLETKADVTFQPGTGITGIHLTVVGTVPGLDEAGFVKAAEDAKANCPVSQALSGTTITLSAGLA, encoded by the coding sequence GTGGCGACGACCCGCACCGCGCACACCGAGTGGGAGGGCAACCTGCTCGACGGCAAGGGCCTGGTGACCCTCGACTCCTCCGGCGTCGGCGAGTTCCCGGTGTCCTGGCCGTCTCGGGCCGAGGCGGCGAACGGCAAGACCAGCCCGGAGGAGCTGATCGCGGCCGCCCACTCGTCCTGCTTCTCGATGGCGCTCTCGCACGGCCTGACCGGCGCCGGCACCCCGCCCACCAAGCTGGAGACCAAGGCGGACGTGACCTTCCAGCCGGGCACCGGCATCACCGGCATCCACCTGACCGTGGTCGGCACCGTCCCGGGCCTGGACGAGGCGGGCTTCGTGAAGGCCGCCGAGGACGCGAAGGCCAACTGCCCGGTGAGCCAGGCGCTGTCCGGCACCACCATCACGCTCTCCGCCGGCCTGGCCTGA
- a CDS encoding chorismate mutase, which produces MTDQPTPSPAGIDDAVRAELTRLRESIDNIDAAVVHMLAERFKATQQVGRLKAEHQLPPADPARERRQIKRLRELALSANLDPVFAEKFLNFIIAEVIRHHEAIANET; this is translated from the coding sequence ATGACGGACCAGCCCACTCCCTCCCCGGCGGGGATCGACGACGCCGTGCGGGCCGAGCTGACCCGCCTGCGCGAGTCCATCGACAACATCGACGCCGCCGTCGTCCACATGCTCGCCGAACGCTTCAAGGCCACCCAGCAGGTCGGCCGGCTCAAGGCCGAGCACCAGCTGCCCCCCGCCGACCCGGCCCGCGAGCGCCGCCAGATCAAGCGCCTGCGCGAACTCGCCCTCAGCGCCAACCTCGACCCGGTGTTCGCCGAGAAGTTCCTCAACTTCATCATCGCCGAGGTGATCCGCCACCACGAGGCCATCGCCAACGAGACCTGA
- the lepB gene encoding signal peptidase I produces the protein MSVAVTEGPTQERRPRKRRPWYVELPVMIVIGLVVAVLIKTCLFQMFSIPSGSMENTLQVGDRVAVNKFATLTGWKPEPGEPVVFKDPGGWLPPAPQSGNAFTRTVHSGLSAVGLLPPGDDYLVKRVIATGGQSVACHGTTLTVDGQPVAEPYLHPGDDSCSGIDFGPLTVPAGHVWVEGDHRSDSADSRYHRDGPDGGAVPVADLVGPTTAVVWPLNHFTWFGWTGR, from the coding sequence GTGTCGGTGGCGGTGACCGAGGGGCCCACCCAGGAACGGCGTCCGCGCAAGCGGCGGCCCTGGTACGTGGAACTGCCCGTGATGATCGTGATCGGCCTGGTCGTCGCCGTGCTGATCAAGACCTGCCTGTTCCAGATGTTCTCCATCCCGTCCGGCTCGATGGAGAACACCCTCCAGGTCGGCGACCGGGTCGCGGTCAACAAGTTCGCCACCCTCACCGGCTGGAAGCCGGAGCCCGGCGAACCCGTGGTGTTCAAGGACCCCGGCGGCTGGCTGCCGCCCGCCCCGCAGAGCGGCAACGCCTTCACCCGCACCGTGCACTCCGGCCTCAGCGCCGTCGGCCTGCTCCCGCCCGGCGACGACTACCTGGTCAAGCGGGTCATCGCCACCGGCGGCCAGAGCGTCGCCTGCCACGGCACCACCCTCACCGTCGACGGGCAGCCCGTCGCCGAGCCCTACCTGCACCCCGGCGACGACTCCTGCTCCGGCATCGACTTCGGCCCGCTCACCGTCCCGGCCGGCCACGTCTGGGTCGAGGGTGACCACCGCAGCGACTCCGCCGACTCCCGCTACCACCGCGACGGCCCGGACGGCGGCGCGGTCCCCGTCGCCGACCTGGTCGGCCCCACCACCGCCGTCGTCTGGCCGCTCAACCACTTCACCTGGTTCGGCTGGACCGGCCGCTGA